A window of Komagataeibacter medellinensis NBRC 3288 contains these coding sequences:
- a CDS encoding class I SAM-dependent RNA methyltransferase: MENAAVDPIPVVALGNDGDGLAQTTAGRVFVPGTVPGDEILLASQTDTHGTLERVVSPGSTRVTPPCSLFGTCGGCRLQHMARPAILEWKAGRVVETLRHAGFDTVPTPVTRQVSPHGRRRVDLAFRRAGKEIVLGLHRRRGAVVDMTECTLLDPALLALLAPLRAMLHSLPAVHAGGDIQINLLDSGPDLLIAMDGTPDTNDRRILAEFSKTHGIARISLHARPPETLAQAGPVFHHFDGVRIVPPPGAFLQPAREGEEAIRNAVVAGLPRKGLKAGIIELYAGCGTLSFALATHAKVHAYEGDRAALACLKQASGGTRVLPALRDLNRQPVMANELAKSAAVVLDPPHAGAGAQMAQIITGKPRCVIYVSCNPVALQRDLTPLAQAGYRLDNLTVIDQFLWSAEVEAVCVLTLPTTRPRR; the protein is encoded by the coding sequence ATGGAAAATGCAGCAGTCGACCCCATCCCCGTGGTGGCGCTCGGCAATGATGGGGATGGTCTGGCCCAGACCACGGCAGGAAGGGTGTTCGTACCCGGCACCGTGCCAGGTGACGAGATCCTGCTGGCCAGCCAGACGGATACACACGGCACGCTGGAACGGGTTGTCTCCCCCGGCTCCACCCGCGTCACGCCGCCATGCTCCCTGTTCGGCACCTGTGGTGGATGTCGCCTGCAACACATGGCACGCCCCGCCATACTGGAATGGAAAGCCGGGCGGGTGGTCGAAACACTGCGCCATGCCGGGTTTGACACCGTTCCCACCCCCGTGACCCGACAGGTCAGCCCCCATGGCAGGCGCCGGGTCGATCTGGCCTTCCGCCGGGCGGGAAAAGAAATCGTGCTGGGCCTGCATCGCCGCCGGGGCGCAGTGGTGGACATGACGGAATGCACACTGCTGGACCCCGCCCTGCTGGCCCTGCTTGCGCCCCTACGCGCCATGCTGCACTCCCTGCCTGCCGTGCATGCGGGAGGGGACATACAGATCAACCTGCTCGATAGCGGGCCGGACCTGCTGATTGCCATGGACGGCACACCGGATACCAACGACCGGCGTATCCTGGCCGAATTCAGCAAGACACACGGCATTGCACGGATATCACTGCATGCGAGGCCACCCGAAACGCTGGCCCAGGCCGGGCCGGTTTTCCATCATTTTGACGGTGTGCGGATCGTACCGCCCCCCGGCGCTTTCCTCCAGCCCGCGCGGGAAGGGGAAGAGGCCATCAGGAATGCCGTCGTGGCCGGTCTGCCGCGCAAGGGGCTAAAGGCCGGGATTATTGAACTGTATGCAGGTTGCGGCACGCTATCCTTCGCGCTGGCAACACATGCGAAGGTCCATGCCTATGAAGGGGATCGGGCGGCGCTTGCATGCCTGAAGCAGGCCAGCGGCGGCACCCGTGTGCTGCCCGCCCTGCGTGACCTGAACCGTCAACCGGTCATGGCCAATGAACTGGCAAAGAGCGCTGCCGTGGTGCTGGACCCGCCCCATGCTGGGGCCGGTGCACAGATGGCGCAGATTATTACAGGCAAGCCGCGTTGCGTCATTTATGTAAGCTGTAACCCCGTAGCGCTCCAGCGCGACCTGACACCGCTAGCGCAGGCCGGATACCGGCTGGACAACCTGACGGTCATCGACCAGTTTTTATGGTCAGCCGAAGTTGAAGCTGTGTGCGTGCTAACACTTCCTACTACCCGGCCCCGTCGTTAA
- a CDS encoding HesB/IscA family protein: MTAHNTPATTTAAPRRALPPLLTMTDRAAQRLEKLYQTNHAGHLLRIAISTKGCSGHAYDMSFVEQAGPTDEVVVDKGVTLLVDRKATLFLIGSVMDYEVKQLESGFTFSNPNEKGRCGCGESFHV, translated from the coding sequence ATGACTGCACACAACACGCCTGCCACCACCACAGCCGCACCGCGCCGCGCGTTGCCGCCGCTCCTGACCATGACCGACCGGGCGGCGCAGCGGCTGGAAAAGCTGTACCAGACCAACCACGCGGGCCATCTGCTGCGCATTGCCATCTCCACCAAAGGCTGCTCGGGCCATGCCTATGACATGAGCTTTGTCGAGCAGGCCGGTCCGACAGATGAAGTCGTGGTGGATAAGGGGGTTACCCTGCTGGTCGATCGCAAGGCCACACTGTTCCTAATCGGCTCGGTGATGGATTATGAGGTCAAGCAGCTTGAATCGGGCTTTACCTTCAGCAACCCTAACGAGAAGGGACGCTGTGGCTGCGGAGAGAGCTTCCACGTCTGA
- a CDS encoding SUF system Fe-S cluster assembly protein — protein MDEKNQVAPASGMAKGAGHFSLEAEGDPVGKSPPVSAWTPDGETQAEEVETPTTSDEEMIIAAIATVYDPEIPVNIYELGLIYAIDLHDDGTVKVEMTLTAPNCPSAQELPAQVKEAVEKLDTVTSATVEIVWEPPWDMSRMSEDARLSLNMF, from the coding sequence ATGGATGAGAAAAATCAGGTAGCGCCTGCCAGCGGCATGGCGAAGGGGGCCGGGCATTTCTCCCTTGAGGCTGAAGGCGACCCGGTTGGGAAGTCTCCGCCCGTATCTGCCTGGACCCCTGATGGCGAGACACAGGCAGAGGAGGTGGAAACGCCTACCACCTCCGATGAAGAAATGATCATCGCGGCCATCGCCACTGTGTATGACCCGGAAATTCCCGTCAATATCTACGAACTCGGCCTGATTTACGCCATTGATCTGCATGATGATGGCACGGTCAAGGTTGAGATGACCCTGACAGCCCCCAATTGCCCCAGTGCGCAGGAACTGCCTGCGCAGGTGAAGGAAGCGGTGGAAAAGCTCGATACGGTCACCTCCGCCACGGTCGAGATCGTGTGGGAACCACCATGGGACATGTCGCGCATGAGCGAGGACGCCCGCCTTTCCCTGAACATGTTCTGA
- the sufU gene encoding Fe-S cluster assembly sulfur transfer protein SufU, producing MAQDDLYRSVVLERAKSPRHAGDLPDAALHGQGSNPLCGDRVKLHAMVDAQGRIATLRHETRGCAICTASADLMAERVMGLGCMQVSRLQADLTAAVETGVAPAGLGELSVFAPLHQHRSRIRCAMLPWSALTEMLNDEKDR from the coding sequence ATGGCACAGGATGATCTGTACCGCTCCGTGGTGCTGGAGCGGGCGAAAAGCCCCCGCCATGCGGGTGATTTGCCAGATGCGGCCCTGCATGGTCAGGGCAGTAACCCGTTATGCGGGGACCGGGTAAAATTACATGCCATGGTTGATGCGCAGGGACGAATCGCTACATTGCGGCATGAGACACGTGGGTGCGCGATCTGTACTGCTTCCGCGGACCTTATGGCCGAGCGGGTCATGGGGCTTGGGTGCATGCAGGTCAGTCGGTTGCAGGCGGACCTGACAGCAGCGGTCGAAACGGGAGTGGCCCCGGCGGGGCTGGGTGAACTATCGGTTTTTGCGCCACTTCACCAGCATCGGTCGCGTATTCGCTGCGCGATGCTGCCGTGGTCGGCACTGACCGAGATGCTTAATGATGAAAAAGACAGGTGA
- a CDS encoding aminotransferase class V-fold PLP-dependent enzyme, which translates to MMGQTVIRPGRVADSLRHVRDDFPILSEKVHGKDLVFLDSAASAQKPRQVIDSMAETMRTQYANIHRGLYWMSERTTEAYERVRDQVAAFLGAGAREEIVFTRNSTEAINLVAHSYGSLLKPGQAVVVSEMEHHANLVPWQMLRDRTGIELRVTPITDDGALDMEALARTLSDGRVGLVAITHMSNVLGTITDARAIADMAHAAGAKVLFDGSQLAVHRRVDVRALDADFYVVTGHKLYGPTGIGVLWARREILEAMPPFLGGGDMISTVSFERSTWAHVPHKFEAGTPAIIETIGLGAALAYIESIGFDAIGAHEDALTAHALKALGSVPGLKVIGTAPQRGGVISFTMADVHPHDIATLLDRNGIAVRAGHHCAEPLMRRMGVTATARASFGIYTTPEEIDILATTLEQIRGFFV; encoded by the coding sequence ATGATGGGCCAGACAGTAATCCGGCCCGGTAGGGTAGCGGACAGCCTGCGCCATGTGCGTGACGACTTTCCCATCCTGTCGGAAAAGGTGCATGGCAAGGATCTCGTGTTCCTTGATAGCGCCGCTTCCGCCCAGAAGCCCCGGCAGGTGATCGACAGCATGGCCGAGACCATGCGCACCCAGTATGCCAACATCCATCGTGGCCTGTACTGGATGAGTGAACGTACGACGGAAGCCTATGAGCGCGTGCGCGATCAGGTGGCGGCATTTCTGGGTGCGGGGGCGCGGGAGGAAATCGTTTTCACCCGTAACAGCACCGAGGCCATCAACCTTGTTGCCCATTCCTACGGCTCCCTGCTTAAACCGGGGCAGGCAGTCGTGGTGTCGGAAATGGAGCATCATGCCAACCTCGTGCCATGGCAGATGCTGCGCGACCGCACCGGTATCGAACTGCGCGTGACACCCATCACCGATGATGGCGCGCTGGATATGGAAGCACTGGCGCGCACCCTGTCCGATGGCAGGGTGGGACTGGTGGCCATTACCCATATGTCCAACGTTCTGGGCACCATTACCGATGCCAGGGCCATTGCCGACATGGCGCATGCGGCTGGGGCCAAGGTGCTGTTTGATGGCAGCCAGCTTGCCGTGCACCGCCGGGTGGACGTGCGCGCACTTGATGCCGATTTCTATGTCGTGACCGGGCATAAGCTGTACGGGCCGACCGGCATTGGCGTGCTATGGGCGCGGCGCGAGATACTGGAAGCCATGCCGCCTTTCCTTGGCGGGGGAGACATGATCTCTACCGTATCGTTCGAGCGCTCCACCTGGGCGCATGTGCCGCATAAATTCGAGGCAGGCACCCCGGCCATCATCGAGACCATCGGACTGGGTGCTGCGCTCGCCTATATCGAATCCATAGGGTTCGATGCAATCGGAGCGCATGAGGATGCCCTGACCGCCCACGCCCTGAAAGCGCTGGGCAGTGTGCCCGGCCTGAAGGTGATCGGCACAGCCCCGCAGCGTGGCGGCGTCATTTCGTTCACCATGGCCGATGTCCACCCGCATGATATTGCGACCCTGCTGGATCGCAATGGCATTGCGGTGCGCGCGGGCCACCACTGTGCCGAGCCACTGATGCGCCGGATGGGGGTTACCGCTACCGCGCGGGCCAGTTTTGGCATCTACACCACGCCGGAGGAAATCGACATCCTCGCCACCACGCTGGAACAGATACGCGGCTTTTTTGTCTGA
- the sufD gene encoding Fe-S cluster assembly protein SufD, giving the protein MNAIAPVGVNASAFLDRGDVGSSPARGRAADFLRHAGLPRTGVEAWKYTSLRTLAGIAFTAAPQAVDANVVDTLLAEVETISGLGAGASRAVFVNGYFDAARSRLPTGVRVSAFAAEGRIDDDIDPTGDVTTALNTVLAHDGLVLVVPEGVDAGCLLLASIAVAGDAPVSIHPRHTIVVEKGGRLALLDASVGQGDYLHNPLYDITVGEDGHLSHARVQAEGDQAIHLAVSHARIAATGLYDSFTLTLGGSLSRHEVHARLTAPRACVHVNGAQLLGGRQHGDLTSVITHAAPECTSRQTVKNVLSDHARGVFQGKIHVERIAQKTDGYQMNQALLLSDSAEIDAKPELEIYADDVKCSHGATVGALDDDQLFYLRSRGISGVVARSILIRAFLHDVVDQITDQRLKDSLNLTVESWWKRGHA; this is encoded by the coding sequence GTGAACGCCATCGCACCGGTCGGGGTCAACGCCTCCGCCTTTCTCGACCGGGGTGATGTAGGTAGCAGTCCGGCACGGGGCAGGGCCGCTGATTTCCTGCGCCATGCCGGCCTGCCACGGACAGGTGTGGAAGCCTGGAAATATACCAGCCTGCGCACGCTTGCCGGCATTGCCTTTACCGCCGCGCCGCAGGCGGTCGACGCGAATGTGGTCGATACCCTGCTGGCGGAGGTCGAGACCATATCCGGCCTTGGTGCCGGGGCGTCACGTGCGGTGTTCGTAAACGGGTATTTCGATGCCGCGCGCTCGCGCCTGCCTACGGGTGTCAGGGTCTCCGCCTTTGCCGCTGAAGGGCGCATTGACGATGACATCGACCCCACCGGCGATGTCACGACCGCGCTTAATACGGTGCTTGCCCATGACGGGCTGGTGCTTGTTGTGCCCGAAGGGGTAGATGCCGGCTGCCTGCTGCTGGCCAGTATCGCTGTGGCAGGTGATGCACCCGTTTCCATCCATCCGCGCCACACGATTGTCGTGGAAAAGGGGGGCAGGCTGGCCCTGCTTGATGCATCCGTGGGGCAGGGGGACTACCTGCATAACCCGCTTTATGACATCACGGTGGGCGAGGATGGTCATCTGTCCCATGCGCGCGTTCAGGCGGAAGGGGACCAGGCGATCCACCTTGCAGTCAGTCATGCCCGAATTGCAGCGACAGGGCTGTATGACAGCTTTACGCTCACGCTGGGCGGCAGCCTGTCACGCCATGAAGTTCATGCCCGGCTGACGGCGCCCAGGGCGTGCGTGCATGTGAACGGGGCGCAGTTGCTCGGTGGGCGGCAGCATGGTGACCTGACCAGCGTGATTACCCATGCCGCACCCGAGTGCACATCGCGCCAGACGGTGAAGAATGTACTTTCGGACCACGCGCGCGGGGTGTTTCAGGGCAAGATCCATGTGGAGCGGATCGCTCAGAAAACGGACGGCTACCAGATGAATCAGGCGCTGCTGCTGTCTGATTCAGCCGAGATCGATGCCAAGCCGGAACTTGAAATCTACGCTGATGACGTGAAGTGCAGCCACGGCGCCACCGTTGGCGCGCTGGATGATGATCAGCTGTTCTACCTGCGCAGCCGTGGCATTTCGGGCGTGGTGGCCCGTTCCATCCTGATCCGCGCCTTTCTGCATGATGTGGTGGACCAGATTACAGACCAGCGCCTGAAGGACAGCCTCAACCTGACGGTCGAGTCCTGGTGGAAGCGGGGGCACGCATGA
- the sufC gene encoding Fe-S cluster assembly ATPase SufC codes for MSKQFVSINGLCARILDEGTPKEILRGVDLEIPAGEVHAIMGPNGSGKSTLSYVLAGREDYEVTGGSATFKGQDLLALEPEERAALGLFLAFQTPVELPGVNNANFLRTAVNAVRRARGVDELDAVAFLKAVRKETKHLSMSDEMLKRNVNVGFSGGEKKRNEVLQMRMLQPSFAILDETDSGLDIDALRIVAEGVNSLRSPDFSALVITHHQRLLDYIVPDRIHVMAKGRIIHSGGPELAKQLEAQGYAQFLSEAA; via the coding sequence GTGAGCAAGCAATTCGTAAGCATCAATGGCCTGTGCGCCCGGATATTGGATGAGGGGACGCCCAAGGAAATTCTGCGTGGCGTTGACCTGGAAATCCCGGCGGGTGAAGTCCACGCCATCATGGGGCCGAACGGTTCGGGCAAATCCACCCTGTCCTATGTGCTGGCCGGACGTGAGGATTATGAAGTAACTGGTGGGTCCGCCACCTTCAAGGGGCAGGACCTGCTGGCGTTGGAACCCGAAGAACGCGCGGCCCTGGGCCTGTTTCTTGCGTTCCAGACACCGGTTGAACTGCCGGGCGTGAACAACGCCAACTTCCTGCGCACCGCCGTCAACGCCGTGCGCCGCGCGCGTGGGGTGGATGAGCTTGATGCCGTGGCCTTCCTGAAAGCCGTGCGCAAGGAAACCAAGCACCTGTCCATGTCGGATGAGATGCTCAAGCGCAACGTGAATGTCGGCTTTTCGGGTGGCGAGAAGAAGCGCAACGAAGTGCTGCAGATGCGCATGCTCCAGCCGTCCTTCGCCATTCTGGACGAAACGGATAGCGGGCTGGATATCGATGCCCTGCGCATTGTGGCCGAAGGGGTGAACTCCCTGCGTTCGCCCGATTTCTCGGCGCTTGTCATCACCCATCACCAACGTCTGCTGGATTATATCGTACCCGACCGCATCCATGTGATGGCGAAGGGGCGTATCATCCACAGCGGTGGCCCCGAACTGGCCAAGCAGCTTGAGGCGCAGGGTTACGCCCAGTTTCTGTCGGAGGCGGCGTGA
- the sufB gene encoding Fe-S cluster assembly protein SufB: MPAVAETRKTVETLGQNTYKWGFETDIEMDIAPKGLNEETIRLISARKNEPEWMLEWRLKAYRSWLEMREPTWAKVSHPPIDYQDVHYYAAPRKKPGPKSLDEVDPELLRTYEKLGIPLHEQAMLAGVEVPEGQEARPPVAVDAVFDSVSVATTFRKTLQEAGVIFCPISEAVQEHPELVRKYLGSVVPVTDNFYAALNAAVFTDGSFVFVPKGVRCPMELSTYFRINARNTGQFERTLIVVEDGASVSYLEGCTAPMRDENQLHAAVVELVAMEDASIKYSTVQNWYPGDENGRGGIYNFVTKRGACRGARSKISWTQVETGSAITWKYPSCILQGEGSVGEFYSVAVTNNHQQADTGTKMIHIGRNTRSTIIAKTISAGQSDSTYRGLVRMMPKASGGRNFTQCDSLLIGDRCGAHTVPYIESRNMSARVEHEATTSKISEDQLFYCRQRGLSEEDAVGLIVNGFCKDVLKELPMEFAVEAQKLLQISLEGSVG, encoded by the coding sequence ATGCCGGCAGTAGCCGAAACCCGCAAGACAGTCGAAACCCTGGGTCAGAACACCTATAAATGGGGGTTCGAGACCGATATCGAGATGGATATCGCCCCCAAGGGCTTGAACGAAGAGACGATTCGCCTGATCTCGGCACGCAAGAACGAGCCGGAATGGATGCTGGAATGGCGGCTCAAGGCGTACCGTTCATGGCTGGAAATGCGTGAGCCCACATGGGCCAAGGTCAGCCATCCTCCCATCGATTACCAGGATGTGCATTACTACGCGGCACCACGGAAGAAGCCCGGCCCCAAGTCGCTGGACGAGGTCGATCCCGAACTGCTGCGCACATACGAGAAGCTGGGCATCCCGCTGCATGAACAGGCAATGCTGGCTGGCGTTGAAGTGCCCGAGGGCCAGGAAGCCCGGCCCCCGGTGGCGGTTGATGCGGTGTTTGATAGCGTTTCCGTCGCCACCACCTTCCGCAAGACATTGCAGGAAGCGGGCGTGATCTTCTGCCCCATTTCCGAAGCGGTGCAGGAACACCCCGAACTGGTGCGCAAATACCTGGGCAGCGTTGTGCCGGTGACTGATAATTTCTACGCAGCCCTCAACGCCGCCGTATTTACCGATGGCTCCTTCGTGTTCGTGCCCAAGGGCGTGCGTTGCCCGATGGAACTGTCCACTTATTTCCGCATCAATGCACGCAACACGGGGCAGTTCGAACGCACGCTGATCGTGGTGGAGGATGGCGCATCCGTCTCCTACCTTGAAGGCTGCACGGCCCCCATGCGCGATGAAAACCAGCTTCATGCCGCCGTGGTCGAACTGGTGGCGATGGAAGATGCCTCGATCAAGTATTCCACCGTGCAGAACTGGTATCCCGGTGATGAGAACGGCAGGGGCGGCATCTACAACTTCGTGACCAAGCGTGGCGCGTGCCGTGGCGCGCGGTCCAAGATTTCATGGACGCAGGTGGAAACCGGGTCGGCCATTACGTGGAAATACCCATCGTGCATCCTGCAGGGCGAGGGATCGGTGGGCGAGTTCTACTCCGTTGCCGTGACCAACAACCACCAGCAGGCCGATACCGGCACCAAGATGATCCATATCGGGCGTAACACGCGCTCGACCATCATTGCCAAGACCATCAGCGCCGGCCAGTCCGACAGCACGTATCGCGGGCTGGTGCGGATGATGCCCAAGGCATCGGGCGGGCGTAACTTCACGCAGTGCGACAGCCTGCTGATCGGTGACCGGTGCGGGGCGCATACCGTGCCCTATATAGAAAGCCGCAACATGTCCGCGCGTGTGGAACATGAGGCGACCACCTCCAAGATATCGGAAGACCAACTCTTCTACTGCCGCCAGCGTGGCCTGTCCGAAGAGGACGCGGTGGGACTGATCGTAAACGGGTTCTGCAAGGATGTTCTCAAGGAACTGCCCATGGAATTCGCGGTGGAAGCGCAGAAGCTTCTGCAGATCAGCCTAGAAGGCAGCGTGGGCTAA
- a CDS encoding SUF system Fe-S cluster assembly regulator — protein sequence MLKLSKLTDYAVVALVRLGQKEEVTTSPVLSRSTGIPEPTVAKVLKILATHAIVTSQRGARGGYRLARPLEEISIAAVIEAIDGPISLTACVDGGDCDARSTCGLGGEWDMVNAAIRNALSAITLADMKNHTVSDRLGGLRAQTMLGGPVATA from the coding sequence ATGCTGAAACTGTCGAAACTGACCGATTATGCCGTCGTGGCTCTGGTCCGGCTGGGACAGAAGGAAGAGGTCACGACCTCGCCTGTCCTGTCGCGTTCGACGGGGATTCCCGAACCGACCGTGGCCAAGGTGCTCAAGATCCTTGCAACCCACGCAATCGTGACATCCCAGCGTGGCGCGCGTGGTGGCTACAGGCTGGCCCGCCCGCTGGAGGAAATATCGATTGCCGCCGTGATCGAGGCGATAGACGGCCCGATCTCGCTCACCGCCTGCGTGGATGGGGGGGATTGTGATGCACGCTCCACCTGCGGGCTGGGCGGAGAGTGGGACATGGTCAATGCCGCCATACGCAATGCCCTGTCAGCCATTACCCTGGCTGACATGAAGAACCATACCGTCAGTGACCGGTTGGGCGGTCTGCGCGCGCAGACCATGCTCGGTGGCCCAGTGGCCACGGCCTGA
- a CDS encoding DUF445 domain-containing protein: MNGIPQSDQDARRVLTRYKRSATGLLAAMAGLTVAGYALPQMGWLAERPWLEILRSGTKAGVVGGLADWFAVTALFRRPMGLPIPHTAILPAQKERLAQALGRFVSNTVFTEKEVEAAFTRIDLPSLIGSILQEPETADMVSRAVLGSVPHVLDRLEDGRASSAIAGMLPTLLGGEEIAPIVTRSLRAMVEGDCHQEVLTFLLSRLKEGIKAKEPSLRAMIEDRVREQGGRVLGWAIGGSIATKVLLAAGQELERIDPQNSELREGFTTWVRSEIDRIEQDPVRRGEITDAVKGVLTHDSVRGWSSDVWHRLRRLIEEDTRKGETSWAATLVRDALQRLAEQMYHDPTMRKRVDDGARGMVMGSLPFLREKMSRFIYSVVNGWDADSLSDRLELRVGKDLQYIRLNGTLVGFLAGCGLSMLLQMIFGTGIG, encoded by the coding sequence ATGAATGGTATTCCACAATCGGACCAGGACGCGCGGCGTGTGCTGACACGCTACAAGCGTTCCGCCACGGGCCTTCTTGCTGCCATGGCGGGGCTTACGGTAGCAGGTTACGCCCTGCCGCAGATGGGCTGGCTGGCCGAACGACCATGGCTTGAGATCCTGCGTTCGGGCACCAAAGCAGGGGTTGTGGGCGGACTGGCGGACTGGTTTGCCGTGACCGCGCTGTTCCGCAGGCCGATGGGCCTGCCGATTCCGCATACCGCCATCCTGCCCGCGCAGAAGGAACGCCTGGCGCAGGCGCTGGGGCGTTTTGTCTCCAACACTGTGTTTACCGAAAAAGAGGTCGAGGCTGCCTTTACCCGCATCGACCTGCCTTCGCTGATTGGTAGCATCCTGCAGGAGCCGGAAACGGCGGACATGGTCAGTCGCGCCGTGCTGGGCTCGGTGCCGCATGTGCTGGACCGGCTGGAAGATGGGCGGGCCAGTTCCGCCATAGCTGGCATGCTGCCCACCCTGCTGGGGGGCGAGGAGATTGCCCCCATCGTGACCCGTAGCCTGCGCGCGATGGTGGAAGGCGACTGCCATCAGGAGGTGCTGACCTTCCTGCTTTCGCGGCTCAAGGAGGGGATCAAGGCCAAGGAGCCGTCCCTGCGGGCAATGATCGAGGACCGTGTGCGCGAACAGGGCGGGCGGGTGCTGGGCTGGGCCATTGGCGGCTCGATCGCCACCAAGGTGTTACTGGCGGCAGGTCAGGAACTGGAGCGCATCGACCCGCAGAATTCGGAACTGCGTGAAGGCTTTACCACCTGGGTCCGCTCCGAGATCGACCGCATTGAACAAGACCCCGTGCGCCGGGGCGAGATTACCGATGCCGTGAAGGGCGTGCTGACCCATGACAGCGTGCGCGGCTGGAGCAGCGATGTCTGGCACCGCCTGCGCCGCCTGATCGAGGAGGATACTCGCAAGGGCGAGACCAGTTGGGCCGCAACCCTGGTGCGTGACGCGTTGCAGCGCCTGGCGGAGCAGATGTACCACGACCCCACCATGCGCAAGCGCGTGGATGATGGCGCGCGCGGTATGGTTATGGGTAGCCTGCCTTTCCTGCGTGAAAAGATGTCGCGGTTTATTTACTCGGTGGTCAATGGCTGGGATGCGGACAGCCTGAGCGACCGGCTGGAACTGCGCGTGGGCAAGGATCTGCAATATATAAGGCTTAATGGTACGCTGGTAGGCTTTCTGGCCGGGTGCGGGCTTTCCATGTTATTGCAGATGATATTCGGCACCGGGATCGGGTAG